The proteins below are encoded in one region of Vespula pensylvanica isolate Volc-1 chromosome 4, ASM1446617v1, whole genome shotgun sequence:
- the LOC122628467 gene encoding zinc finger protein 70-like, translating into METCVLIPKEFSLVLASDQSARKNVYKNDSDSFVTNLRISVWSNVFIPLGTLIYPFQGSIRFDKIDLYSLLDDNDIRREYGCYDEVFSNYNLNKRQCNWIRFLHIIQTDDEQVNLIGTKVKGEPIFEVIKDVQPDTELVAWFPPVTYPDFIFISHDMCLRSALYRCLIDSIVDESPLDLSMALLSHHISPSIQHSYYEPDEYESTSEESSSSTLSLVGDHLDCSILTTIKRGDKVLLPCDVCGKSFDRPSLLKRHTRTHTGEKPHVCMVCSKGFSTSSSLNTHKRIHSGEKPHQCLVCGKKFTASSNLYYHRMTHIKEKPHKCLQCSKSFPTPGDLKSHMYVHNGLWPFRCQICNRGFSKPTNLKNHMLLHLGRCSNKKFIESIPDL; encoded by the exons ATGGAAACTTGCGTACTAATACCGAAAGAGTTCTCTTTAGTTCTTGCCAGTGATCAATCCGCacgtaaaaatgtttataaaaatgattcggACTCATTTGTCACAAATTTACGAATATCGGTGTGGTCTAATGTCTTCATTCCATTGGGCACACTCATCTATCCGTTTCAGGGGTCAATTAGATTCGACAAGATTGATCTGTACTCCCTTCTCGATGACAACGAC ATCAGACGCGAGTACGGTTGCTATGACGAAGTCTTTTCGAACTACAATCTTAACAAGCGTCAGTGTAACTGGATAAGATTTCTTCATATCATTCAAACGGATGACGAACAAGTTAATCTTATTGGAACAAAGGTAAAGG GTGAACCAATTTTTGAAGTTATCAAAGATGTTCAACCAGATACTGAATTAGTAGCTTGGTTCCCACCAGTAACGTAtccagattttatttttatttcccatGATATGTGTTTGAGATCCGCACTTTATAGATGTTTGATCGACAGTATCGTAGATG AGTCACCTTTGGATCTATCCATGGCTTTACTTTCACATCACATATCACCATCGATACAGCACTCTTATTACGAACCTGATGAATATGAATCAACCTCTGAGgaatcatcatcatctacGCTATCGTTAGTTGGTGATCATCTTGATTGTAGTATTTTAACTACTATAAAAAGAGGTGACAAAGTACTTTTGCCATGCGATGTATGTGGTAAATCTTTTGATCGTCCATCACTCTTGAAAAGGCATACCAGAACGCATACTG GCGAGAAACCACACGTTTGCATGGTATGCAGTAAAGGTTTCTCAACATCAAGTTCTCTAAATACTCACAAGCGTATTCATAGCGGTGAAAAACCTCACCAGTGTCTTGTATGTGGCAAGAAATTTACAGCATCTTCGAATCTTTATTATCATAGGATGACTCACATCAAG GAGAAACCACACAAATGTTTGCAATGCTCCAAATCGTTCCCAACTCCTGGAGATCTAAAGAGTCACATGTACGTGCATAACGGATTATGGCCATTTAGGTGTCAAATTTGTAATCGTGGATTCAGCAAGCCAACAAATCTAAAGAATCATATGTTATTGCATCTTGGAAGATGTTCGAATAAGAAGTTCATTGAATCGATTCCAGACTTGTGA